Proteins from a genomic interval of Treponema brennaborense DSM 12168:
- a CDS encoding RrF2 family transcriptional regulator: protein MKISTRGRYALRFMIDLALQNSDQFIALKDISGRQEISVKYLEQITSLLGKYGLLRSVRGQQGGYKLAKPASQYTIGEILRITEGNLAPVACLDTAVNECPRCNQCKTLPFWEGLAATINSYLDSVTLADLAAQESAVAPVSERAPLHAQRP, encoded by the coding sequence ATGAAAATCTCCACCCGCGGCCGTTACGCGCTGCGCTTTATGATAGACTTGGCGCTTCAGAATTCGGATCAGTTCATCGCTTTGAAAGACATTTCGGGCAGGCAGGAAATTTCGGTTAAATATCTGGAACAGATTACGTCCCTGCTGGGCAAATACGGACTGCTGCGCAGCGTCCGCGGTCAGCAGGGCGGCTATAAATTGGCAAAACCCGCGTCGCAGTATACGATCGGTGAAATTCTCAGAATCACGGAAGGCAATCTCGCTCCGGTCGCTTGCCTCGATACGGCGGTAAACGAATGCCCGCGCTGCAATCAATGCAAAACGCTGCCGTTTTGGGAAGGGTTGGCGGCCACCATCAATTCGTATCTGGACAGCGTAACCCTCGCGGATCTGGCCGCACAGGAATCGGCCGTAGCACCCGTATCCGAGCGGGCGCCGCTACACGCGCAGCGTCCGTAA
- a CDS encoding pyridoxal phosphate-dependent decarboxylase family protein, translated as MPAHNDQLFLTDSPESKRAYAELLHKTIDDVAAAVTDGKAYAGLTPQELKQAIHTATLLPETGCGLSAASELLRTKILPYFLRTASTDYMAHLHSPALIETVAAELALATFNQSMDSWDQSPVATEIELEVVKELCRLYGYGDSSDGVFTSGGSQSNLSGIMLARDRYCNKVLGHDVKKYGLPENYRKFRLYTSEIAHFSMEKSAHLLGLGYDAVVKVPVDERQKMDVAALRRLVAQDAADGNLPFCAVATIGTTDYGSIDDAAAIHAVCAEYGMWLHADAAYGSGVVMSARYRSRIGNLNLCDSITVDFHKMFVMPVSCGAFLLKDGRNFEALTLHADYLNREEDEEDGYTNLVGKSMQTTRRFDALKVWIAFQTRGRDGWSNIISACMENAAYLYGALRSDPEFQTVTAPEISSVVFRRTPDGLSAAETDALNKAIRRTLIHKHGVVIGQTVFAGATYLKFTLLNPLVTHEKLDSLLALIRNLADTCRLSR; from the coding sequence ATGCCTGCGCATAACGATCAGCTTTTTTTGACCGATTCGCCCGAATCCAAACGGGCGTACGCGGAACTGCTGCATAAAACCATCGACGACGTTGCCGCCGCCGTAACCGACGGCAAAGCGTACGCGGGACTGACGCCGCAGGAACTCAAGCAAGCGATTCACACCGCGACGCTCCTTCCCGAAACCGGCTGCGGCCTTTCCGCCGCCTCGGAATTACTGCGCACCAAGATACTGCCGTATTTTCTGCGGACGGCTTCTACCGATTACATGGCGCACCTGCACAGTCCCGCGCTGATTGAAACCGTCGCCGCGGAACTGGCGCTCGCCACGTTCAATCAGTCCATGGATTCATGGGATCAGTCGCCCGTCGCAACCGAAATAGAACTCGAAGTCGTAAAAGAATTGTGCCGGCTGTACGGATACGGCGATTCAAGCGACGGTGTGTTCACGTCGGGCGGCTCGCAGTCGAACTTGAGCGGCATCATGCTGGCGCGCGACCGATACTGCAACAAAGTGCTCGGACACGACGTCAAAAAATACGGACTTCCCGAAAATTACCGGAAATTCCGCTTATATACGTCCGAAATAGCGCATTTTTCAATGGAAAAAAGCGCGCATCTGTTAGGATTGGGATACGATGCAGTCGTCAAAGTGCCCGTAGACGAACGGCAGAAAATGGACGTCGCCGCGCTCCGGCGCCTCGTTGCACAAGACGCTGCCGACGGAAACCTGCCGTTCTGTGCGGTCGCAACGATCGGCACGACCGATTACGGAAGCATCGACGACGCGGCGGCGATTCACGCGGTCTGCGCCGAATACGGCATGTGGCTTCACGCGGACGCCGCGTACGGCAGCGGCGTCGTCATGTCGGCTCGTTACCGCAGCCGCATCGGTAACTTGAACCTGTGCGACTCCATAACGGTCGATTTTCACAAGATGTTCGTCATGCCGGTCAGCTGCGGCGCGTTCCTGCTCAAAGACGGGCGTAATTTTGAAGCACTCACGCTGCACGCCGATTACCTGAACCGCGAAGAAGACGAAGAAGACGGCTACACCAATCTGGTCGGCAAATCGATGCAGACGACGCGCCGGTTCGACGCGCTCAAAGTCTGGATTGCGTTTCAAACGCGCGGCAGGGACGGCTGGTCAAACATCATTTCCGCCTGCATGGAAAACGCCGCGTACTTATACGGCGCGCTCCGATCGGATCCGGAATTCCAAACGGTAACCGCACCGGAAATCAGTTCCGTCGTCTTCCGCCGCACGCCGGACGGCCTTTCCGCCGCGGAAACGGACGCACTGAACAAGGCGATCCGCCGCACGCTTATCCACAAGCACGGCGTCGTCATCGGTCAGACCGTGTTCGCCGGCGCAACGTACCTCAAGTTCACGCTGCTCAATCCGCTCGTTACGCACGAAAAACTGGACAGTCTGCTCGCCTTGATACGGAATCTGGCGGATACGTGCCGCCTCAGCCGCTGA
- a CDS encoding diaminobutyrate--2-oxoglutarate transaminase family protein produces the protein MAHTDSTATNQFYMARQDETESSARSYPRKFPFALKKARGSWIEDVEGNKYLDFLCGAGTLALGHNDPEVNQAMIEMIAGDAPLHTLDLTTPVKDTFVRTLLNLLPEELQQTAKIQFCSPSGSDAVDAAVKLCKTATGRSAVVAFSGAYHGMGHGALALTGNLGAKEKIPALMGDVHFLPYPYSYRCPFGLGAEAGEKAACAYFERVLKDPESGITKPAAVIIEPIQGEGGVIPAPIRFLQTVRRVTAELGIPMIVDEIQCGIGRSGRFFAFEYADIVPDVILASKAIGGSQPLAVVVYNKKLDKWTAGAHAGTFRGNQLAMKAGTVVMNRVSKPEFLAAVAEKGEIIRNRLLELKRRVSIIGDVRGKGLMLGCEFVDPKAAPDQLGSLPGSGEIAALVQKRCFDYKLVMEKGGRNGAVMRCLCALNVTREEIDRMLDTFEKVVLEINTDACA, from the coding sequence ATGGCACATACCGACTCAACGGCCACCAACCAGTTTTACATGGCTCGCCAGGACGAAACCGAATCCAGCGCGAGAAGTTATCCCCGGAAATTTCCGTTTGCCCTGAAAAAAGCCCGGGGTTCATGGATTGAGGACGTAGAAGGAAACAAGTATCTTGATTTCCTGTGCGGAGCGGGAACGCTCGCTTTGGGACACAACGATCCTGAAGTGAATCAGGCGATGATCGAAATGATCGCCGGCGACGCTCCATTGCATACGCTCGACTTAACCACTCCCGTAAAAGATACCTTTGTCCGCACGCTGCTCAACCTGCTGCCCGAAGAACTGCAGCAGACAGCAAAAATCCAATTTTGCAGTCCGTCAGGATCAGACGCGGTAGACGCGGCCGTAAAACTATGCAAAACTGCAACCGGACGCAGCGCCGTCGTCGCTTTCAGCGGCGCGTATCACGGCATGGGACACGGCGCGCTCGCGCTTACCGGAAACCTCGGTGCCAAAGAAAAAATACCGGCGCTCATGGGCGACGTGCATTTTCTGCCGTACCCGTATTCGTATCGATGCCCGTTCGGACTGGGCGCGGAAGCGGGTGAAAAAGCGGCGTGCGCGTATTTCGAGCGCGTTCTGAAAGATCCCGAAAGCGGCATCACCAAACCGGCGGCGGTTATCATCGAGCCGATTCAGGGCGAAGGCGGCGTCATTCCCGCTCCGATACGTTTTCTGCAAACTGTCCGCCGCGTTACGGCGGAACTCGGCATTCCGATGATCGTTGACGAAATCCAGTGCGGCATCGGCCGTTCCGGCAGATTTTTCGCGTTTGAATACGCCGATATCGTTCCGGACGTCATCCTTGCCTCCAAAGCGATCGGCGGTTCGCAGCCGCTGGCAGTCGTCGTTTACAACAAAAAGCTCGACAAATGGACTGCGGGTGCGCACGCCGGAACGTTCCGCGGCAATCAGCTTGCCATGAAAGCAGGCACCGTCGTCATGAACCGCGTTTCAAAACCCGAATTTCTTGCCGCCGTTGCCGAAAAAGGCGAAATCATCCGGAACCGACTGCTCGAACTGAAACGGCGTGTTTCCATCATCGGCGACGTACGCGGCAAAGGACTCATGCTCGGCTGCGAATTCGTCGATCCGAAGGCAGCACCCGACCAGCTGGGTTCCCTGCCCGGCTCCGGTGAAATCGCGGCGCTCGTCCAAAAACGCTGCTTCGATTACAAACTGGTTATGGAAAAAGGCGGCCGCAACGGCGCCGTCATGCGGTGCCTGTGCGCGCTCAACGTAACGCGTGAAGAAATCGACAGAATGCTCGACACGTTTGAAAAAGTCGTACTGGAGATAAACACCGATGCCTGCGCATAA
- a CDS encoding Rrf2 family transcriptional regulator: protein MPPESISFYDVYAAAGCGEREIFNFHEHPNPLCPVGGRIHDVLDSRLIEFTAALENKLRETTLADAIADLQSRQ, encoded by the coding sequence CTGCCCCCGGAATCGATTTCTTTTTACGACGTGTACGCTGCCGCCGGCTGCGGTGAGCGGGAAATATTCAATTTTCACGAACATCCGAATCCGCTTTGTCCGGTCGGCGGACGTATTCACGACGTACTCGATTCACGGCTGATAGAATTTACCGCCGCGCTCGAAAACAAACTGCGTGAAACGACGCTTGCCGATGCGATCGCCGATCTGCAGTCTCGCCAATGA
- a CDS encoding DUF368 domain-containing protein encodes MEQKNKEPGAGVPETREQSGAPLVNIVKGAVIAIGAVLPGISGGALCVILGIYRQVMALLCHPLKEIKKQWKFLLFVGIGFAAGTLLSSRVIGIFLEKAETHALFLFIGLIAGTFPSLFKEARIQGAPRRAWGALFAAAVLMLSWMIPMSLGGAASVTPSIWWWCACGVLWGLGIVVPGMSPSNIFLFLGLAEPMYAAIGRFDLRVIMPMGVCLLLTVLALSKAVDYCLRRQYAVFMHAVIGVVIASTLVILPPVKLLISRGYTFGTGAVDWLLYALCFAGGLACAQLLSRIRKPEPQE; translated from the coding sequence ATGGAGCAGAAAAACAAGGAACCCGGTGCCGGCGTTCCCGAAACGCGGGAACAGTCGGGCGCACCCTTAGTGAATATCGTTAAGGGAGCGGTTATCGCCATCGGTGCGGTGCTGCCGGGGATCAGCGGCGGCGCGCTGTGCGTCATTTTGGGTATATATCGGCAAGTTATGGCGCTGCTGTGCCATCCGCTGAAAGAAATAAAAAAACAGTGGAAGTTTCTGCTGTTCGTGGGAATCGGATTCGCCGCCGGCACGCTGCTCAGTTCGCGTGTGATCGGCATATTTTTGGAAAAGGCCGAAACGCACGCGCTGTTTCTGTTTATCGGACTGATTGCCGGAACGTTTCCTTCCCTGTTTAAGGAAGCGCGCATTCAAGGAGCGCCGCGGCGTGCGTGGGGTGCACTGTTCGCAGCGGCAGTGCTTATGCTTTCATGGATGATTCCGATGTCGCTCGGCGGCGCCGCGTCGGTAACACCGTCGATCTGGTGGTGGTGTGCGTGCGGCGTGTTGTGGGGACTCGGTATAGTCGTTCCGGGCATGAGCCCGTCAAACATATTTTTATTTTTGGGCCTTGCCGAGCCGATGTACGCCGCGATAGGCCGCTTCGATCTGCGCGTTATAATGCCGATGGGGGTGTGCCTGCTGCTGACGGTGCTCGCGTTGTCGAAAGCGGTCGATTATTGTCTTCGCAGGCAGTACGCGGTGTTTATGCACGCGGTTATCGGCGTCGTTATCGCGTCCACGCTGGTAATTCTGCCGCCGGTCAAACTGCTGATTTCGCGCGGGTACACGTTCGGCACCGGCGCCGTCGATTGGCTGTTGTACGCGCTCTGTTTTGCCGGCGGTTTGGCGTGTGCGCAGCTTTTAAGCCGGATCCGAAAACCGGAACCGCAGGAATAA
- a CDS encoding lysoplasmalogenase has translation MQNSYIAGFLLLPYAALSAFHLTACLRGKTAAADRSKCFLMPLLLLAYAGAAIVRGTAFHLLIAAALLFSTAGDYFLLDERTAARVRPGMIFFSCAQLCYAAAGAQLIRRNGLPPWLAATAAAVYTAGGACLYARLRNHIRQFGGMVLVYLVCISVMSWTFVTGAIAAPRASTVVSAAGSLLFVLSDSLLSKKMFIGEYPAARFKVMSTYLAAQLLIVGGSMFA, from the coding sequence ATGCAAAATTCGTATATTGCCGGTTTTTTACTGCTCCCGTACGCAGCCCTTTCGGCGTTTCATCTGACAGCGTGTCTGCGCGGCAAAACGGCGGCTGCCGACCGTTCCAAATGTTTTCTGATGCCGTTGCTTCTGCTCGCTTACGCGGGCGCCGCAATCGTACGCGGAACAGCCTTCCATTTGCTGATCGCCGCCGCACTGCTGTTCAGCACGGCCGGAGATTATTTTCTTCTTGACGAACGAACGGCGGCCCGCGTCCGGCCGGGAATGATTTTCTTTTCCTGTGCGCAGCTATGCTACGCCGCCGCCGGAGCGCAACTGATACGCAGGAACGGGCTGCCGCCGTGGCTCGCCGCTACCGCAGCCGCCGTTTACACGGCGGGCGGCGCGTGCTTATACGCACGGTTACGGAATCACATTCGGCAGTTCGGAGGCATGGTGCTCGTTTACCTTGTCTGCATCAGCGTGATGAGCTGGACGTTCGTAACGGGAGCGATTGCCGCACCGCGCGCATCCACCGTAGTGAGCGCCGCCGGGTCATTGCTGTTCGTTTTATCGGACAGTCTGCTTTCAAAAAAAATGTTCATCGGCGAATATCCGGCCGCCCGATTCAAAGTCATGAGCACGTATCTTGCCGCGCAGCTTTTAATCGTCGGCGGATCGATGTTCGCATAA
- a CDS encoding alpha-glucosidase/alpha-galactosidase, giving the protein MKITFMGAGSTVFARNVLGDCMCTPALQDAEVALYDIDATRLKESERIVSAINKNTNGSRAEICCYLGQENRRAALQGADFVVNAIQVGGYEPCTVTDFEIPKKYGLRQTIGDTLGIGGIMRALRTIPVLEDFARDMENVCPDALFLNYTNPMAILSGYMQRYTGVKTVGLCHSVQTCSETLLTELGMTDKLEGRRECIAGINHMAWLLTITDKDGFDLYPEIRKRAAEKNAAGTHNDMVRFDYIRNFGYYCTESSEHNAEYNPFYIKSRYPQLIEKFNIPLDEYPTRCVKQIADWAAERDGLTQNGKTARVRSKEYASYIMEAIVTDTPYKIGGNVVNCGCIENLPAEACVEVPCLVDGNGITPCRLGRLPVQLAAMNMTNINVQLLTIEAARTKKREHIYHAAMLDPHTAAELSIDDIRSLCDELIAAHGSYMASYD; this is encoded by the coding sequence TTGAAAATTACGTTTATGGGAGCAGGCAGCACCGTTTTTGCCAGAAACGTGCTCGGTGATTGTATGTGTACTCCCGCTCTGCAGGATGCGGAAGTGGCGTTGTACGATATCGACGCGACGCGTTTGAAAGAATCCGAACGCATCGTGTCGGCAATCAATAAAAATACGAACGGAAGTCGAGCCGAAATTTGCTGCTATCTGGGGCAGGAAAATCGCCGGGCGGCACTGCAAGGCGCGGACTTCGTCGTAAACGCGATTCAAGTGGGCGGATACGAGCCTTGTACGGTTACCGATTTTGAAATACCTAAAAAATACGGTTTGCGGCAGACTATCGGCGACACGCTCGGAATCGGCGGTATCATGCGTGCACTGCGAACCATTCCCGTTTTGGAAGATTTTGCCCGCGACATGGAAAACGTGTGCCCCGATGCGCTGTTCCTCAATTATACGAATCCGATGGCGATACTTTCGGGGTATATGCAGCGGTATACCGGAGTAAAAACGGTCGGGCTGTGCCACAGCGTGCAGACGTGCTCGGAAACGCTGCTGACGGAACTCGGAATGACCGACAAACTGGAAGGCCGCCGGGAATGCATTGCCGGAATCAATCACATGGCCTGGTTGCTGACCATAACCGATAAAGACGGCTTCGATCTGTATCCTGAGATCAGAAAACGGGCTGCCGAAAAAAACGCCGCCGGTACTCACAACGACATGGTTCGTTTTGATTACATACGGAATTTCGGTTATTACTGTACGGAATCGAGCGAACATAACGCGGAATATAATCCGTTTTACATTAAATCACGCTATCCGCAGCTGATAGAAAAATTCAACATTCCGCTCGATGAATATCCGACCCGCTGCGTAAAACAGATTGCGGACTGGGCTGCCGAACGCGACGGCCTTACGCAAAACGGCAAAACCGCCCGCGTCCGCTCCAAAGAATACGCTTCGTATATTATGGAAGCAATCGTTACGGACACGCCCTATAAAATCGGCGGAAACGTCGTTAATTGCGGCTGTATAGAAAATCTGCCTGCCGAAGCATGCGTCGAAGTTCCCTGCCTCGTCGACGGTAACGGTATTACGCCGTGCCGTCTGGGCAGACTTCCCGTTCAGCTTGCCGCGATGAATATGACGAATATCAACGTCCAGCTGCTCACGATTGAAGCCGCCCGGACAAAAAAGCGTGAACATATTTATCATGCGGCGATGCTGGATCCTCATACGGCGGCGGAATTGAGTATTGATGATATCAGATCCCTGTGCGACGAACTGATAGCCGCGCACGGATCGTATATGGCTTCGTATGATTAA
- a CDS encoding ABC transporter substrate-binding protein, whose protein sequence is MKKFTAVLLIACLAGSIAFAGGGKENSETAVLQVAVWDKNQEPGLTQILNDFTAATGIKAKIQVTPWEQYWTMLEAGATGGSLPDVFWMHSNEFSKYASYGMLLDLSVRIAGSEKISLTNYPQDIVELYTWKNKTYAVPKDIDTIALWYNKTMFAAAGVPYPDESWTWDTFRNACKKLTTGDGRQYGFTLKTSDNQSGWYNIVYDMGGSIISADKKKSGFDQIGTVNALQFVADLAKDGSMPPYEVLSENTAEALFEAGKVAMVMMGSWMLPELCNNDYVKKHGDIAVLPKDAGTGRRVSIYNGLGWAASAATKQPEKVWTLIEYLGSEKAQRKQSDLGIVMSAYKGTTENWISAYPDFNLQAYIDMTADMVIRPYSASTVAWENMATEKLIDVWTGKRNAAEVCREIARLMNGMLAEE, encoded by the coding sequence ATGAAAAAATTTACGGCAGTGCTGCTTATTGCCTGTCTGGCGGGTTCCATCGCGTTTGCGGGTGGTGGAAAGGAAAACAGTGAAACTGCGGTCTTACAAGTTGCTGTCTGGGATAAAAATCAGGAGCCGGGTCTGACGCAGATTCTGAATGACTTTACCGCGGCTACCGGTATTAAGGCTAAGATACAGGTTACGCCGTGGGAACAGTATTGGACCATGCTTGAAGCCGGTGCAACGGGCGGTTCATTGCCCGACGTGTTTTGGATGCATTCAAACGAGTTCTCAAAATACGCTTCATACGGAATGTTGCTCGATTTATCCGTCCGAATTGCCGGCAGTGAGAAAATCAGTCTGACGAATTATCCGCAGGATATCGTCGAATTGTATACGTGGAAAAACAAAACGTATGCCGTTCCGAAAGATATCGATACGATTGCTTTATGGTACAATAAAACGATGTTCGCTGCGGCGGGTGTTCCGTATCCGGACGAATCCTGGACGTGGGATACGTTCAGAAACGCCTGTAAAAAGCTGACGACGGGTGATGGCCGTCAATACGGTTTTACCCTGAAAACGTCCGACAATCAGTCCGGCTGGTACAACATTGTGTACGATATGGGCGGCAGTATCATTTCCGCGGATAAGAAAAAATCCGGATTCGATCAAATCGGAACCGTTAACGCGCTGCAATTCGTTGCGGATTTGGCAAAAGACGGATCGATGCCGCCGTATGAAGTGCTTTCCGAAAATACTGCCGAAGCGCTGTTTGAAGCCGGAAAGGTTGCGATGGTTATGATGGGTTCCTGGATGCTGCCTGAATTATGCAACAACGACTATGTGAAAAAACACGGCGATATCGCCGTATTGCCGAAAGATGCCGGAACGGGAAGACGTGTTTCAATTTACAACGGATTGGGGTGGGCTGCCAGTGCCGCTACGAAGCAGCCGGAAAAGGTGTGGACGCTGATCGAATATTTGGGCTCGGAAAAAGCCCAACGGAAGCAGTCTGATTTGGGTATCGTTATGTCTGCGTATAAAGGAACGACTGAAAACTGGATTTCCGCCTATCCCGATTTCAATTTGCAGGCGTATATCGATATGACCGCCGATATGGTAATTCGCCCGTATTCGGCATCGACGGTTGCCTGGGAGAATATGGCTACCGAAAAACTGATAGACGTTTGGACCGGAAAACGGAATGCGGCGGAAGTATGCCGTGAAATTGCCCGTTTGATGAACGGTATGCTTGCGGAGGAATAA
- a CDS encoding carbohydrate ABC transporter permease, which produces MHTYGLSGKRKEFLWGWAFLLPTVIGLLILNIIPVFQTIWQSFFKTGAFGRGNQFIGIQNFVKLAADKTVWQALLNTCKYTLVEVPFSVIFALIAAVLLNCNIRGRSAFRTIYFLPMVAAPAAVAMVWRWLYNSEFGLLNQLLQAIGGPRINWISDPHIAFISVAFVGVWSVTGYNMILFLAGLQEIPSDFYEAAEIDGASVIRQFFSITLPQLSATMFFVSVTRVMAALQVFDTFYIMIDRTNPAAYKTQSLVYLFYKYSFIESNKGYGSAIVLLLLAVIMIITAIQVYFQKKWNASC; this is translated from the coding sequence ATGCACACATATGGTTTGAGCGGAAAAAGAAAAGAGTTCTTGTGGGGATGGGCATTCTTATTGCCGACGGTGATCGGACTGCTGATCCTGAATATCATTCCCGTTTTTCAAACGATTTGGCAAAGTTTTTTTAAAACCGGCGCGTTCGGAAGGGGAAATCAGTTTATCGGTATACAGAATTTCGTCAAACTTGCGGCTGATAAAACGGTGTGGCAAGCGTTACTGAATACGTGTAAATATACGCTTGTGGAAGTTCCTTTTTCCGTCATTTTTGCCTTGATTGCAGCCGTTTTATTGAATTGCAATATACGCGGAAGATCGGCGTTTCGCACGATTTATTTTTTGCCGATGGTTGCGGCTCCCGCTGCCGTCGCAATGGTATGGCGGTGGCTGTACAATTCGGAATTCGGTTTGCTGAATCAGTTGTTGCAGGCAATAGGGGGCCCGCGGATAAATTGGATTTCTGATCCGCATATTGCGTTTATTTCGGTTGCGTTCGTGGGTGTTTGGTCCGTAACCGGATACAACATGATCCTGTTTTTGGCCGGATTGCAGGAAATTCCGTCCGATTTTTATGAAGCGGCTGAAATTGACGGTGCGAGCGTTATCCGGCAATTTTTCAGTATCACGCTGCCGCAATTGTCGGCGACGATGTTTTTTGTTTCGGTTACGCGGGTGATGGCTGCTTTGCAGGTTTTCGATACGTTTTATATCATGATAGATCGGACAAATCCGGCGGCGTATAAAACGCAGTCGCTGGTGTATTTGTTTTACAAATATTCGTTTATCGAATCGAATAAAGGATACGGCTCGGCGATCGTCTTATTGTTGCTTGCCGTTATTATGATTATCACCGCAATTCAAGTATATTTTCAGAAAAAATGGAATGCTTCCTGCTGA
- a CDS encoding carbohydrate ABC transporter permease — protein MKRLRAYEAVALYTVLIFGALLMTVPFFWMILTAFKSVSESTQLHPFAVFPSVWRTDAFVSVIRKMNFIRLYWNTLVLIAGRILCTLVTATLAGYALGRLHFPGKNVAFALVLFQMMIPPQIFIIPQYLIVNKLGMLNTAFALLFPGLVSAFGTFLMRQAFIALPQDVEQAARIDGCNTGQIFLRIMLPLVQSSLVALGIFTALFAYKELMWPLVVNTDQNTIPLSAALAKLQGQFVTNYPELMAASCLACVPMILIYLMFQKQFISGIAFSGSKL, from the coding sequence ATGAAGCGATTGAGGGCTTACGAGGCCGTTGCGCTCTATACGGTTCTCATATTCGGAGCGCTGCTGATGACCGTTCCGTTTTTTTGGATGATACTTACGGCGTTTAAATCCGTTTCGGAATCGACCCAACTGCATCCGTTTGCCGTTTTTCCGTCGGTGTGGCGGACGGATGCGTTCGTTTCCGTTATCCGCAAGATGAATTTTATCCGATTGTACTGGAACACGCTCGTATTGATAGCCGGAAGGATTCTGTGCACGCTCGTAACGGCGACGCTTGCCGGGTACGCGCTCGGCCGGCTGCATTTTCCGGGAAAAAACGTTGCGTTTGCGCTCGTTTTGTTCCAGATGATGATTCCTCCGCAGATATTCATCATTCCGCAGTATTTGATCGTCAATAAACTGGGAATGCTGAACACGGCGTTCGCCTTGTTGTTTCCGGGGCTGGTTTCCGCGTTCGGAACTTTTTTGATGCGTCAGGCGTTTATTGCACTGCCGCAGGATGTGGAACAGGCGGCTCGTATAGACGGCTGTAATACCGGACAGATATTTTTGCGGATAATGCTGCCGCTCGTACAGTCGTCGCTGGTGGCGCTCGGTATTTTTACGGCACTTTTCGCTTATAAGGAACTGATGTGGCCGCTGGTCGTAAACACGGATCAGAATACGATTCCATTGTCCGCCGCGCTGGCAAAGTTGCAGGGGCAGTTCGTTACGAATTATCCGGAACTGATGGCCGCTTCGTGTCTTGCGTGTGTGCCGATGATCCTGATATATCTGATGTTTCAAAAACAGTTTATCAGCGGAATCGCTTTTTCCGGAAGCAAGTTGTAG
- a CDS encoding AraC family transcriptional regulator: MNDRAQIYFHYYGYEKCRPEHFYGPAVRAHYLVHFVLNGKGIYRTAGNLFHIHKNQAFLIRPGDVTFYRADKADPWEYVWLAFDGPEADRVIAAFFPEKDSYVCPAINPDGFQQYMRMALPSFYRLDYSQMELAGWFYLFFSCLRQKDIAEVPKEKKYLESAVNYIRYNYMRDINIDEISARIGIDRTYLYKILKKYENCSPKEYLMRRRVAAAKDMLCYSTVSVTEIASMCGFHDSSSFCKIFRRYEGKSPSVYRRIVREEAARQAAERTSAQPGYNLLPEKAIPLINCF; the protein is encoded by the coding sequence ATGAACGACAGAGCTCAAATCTATTTTCACTACTACGGCTATGAAAAATGCAGACCGGAACATTTTTACGGTCCGGCGGTACGGGCGCATTATCTGGTGCATTTCGTTTTGAACGGGAAAGGTATCTACCGAACTGCCGGAAATCTTTTTCACATACATAAAAATCAGGCGTTTTTGATACGCCCCGGAGACGTAACGTTCTACCGTGCCGATAAAGCGGATCCGTGGGAATACGTGTGGCTCGCCTTCGACGGGCCGGAAGCGGACCGCGTGATCGCCGCTTTTTTTCCGGAAAAAGATTCATACGTATGTCCGGCAATCAACCCCGACGGATTTCAGCAATATATGCGGATGGCACTGCCCAGCTTTTACCGACTCGATTATTCCCAAATGGAACTTGCCGGCTGGTTTTACCTGTTTTTTTCCTGCCTGCGTCAAAAAGATATCGCGGAAGTTCCCAAAGAAAAAAAATATCTTGAATCAGCCGTAAACTATATCCGATACAACTACATGCGCGACATCAACATCGATGAAATCAGCGCCCGAATCGGTATAGACCGGACGTATCTGTATAAGATACTGAAAAAATACGAAAACTGCTCGCCCAAAGAATACCTCATGCGCCGCCGCGTCGCCGCGGCAAAAGACATGTTGTGCTATTCAACCGTCAGCGTTACGGAAATTGCGTCGATGTGCGGATTTCACGACAGTTCTTCATTCTGCAAGATATTCCGCCGGTACGAAGGAAAATCGCCGTCCGTATACCGCCGCATCGTACGTGAAGAAGCCGCCAGACAGGCAGCCGAACGCACAAGCGCTCAGCCCGGCTACAACTTGCTTCCGGAAAAAGCGATTCCGCTGATAAACTGTTTTTGA